The following proteins come from a genomic window of Sinorhizobium fredii NGR234:
- a CDS encoding L-fuconate dehydratase gives MTRIVDLRVFDLRFPTSQSLDGSDAMNPDPDYSAAYVILDTDQPGLSGHGLTFTIGRGNDICCMAIKAMRHLVVGQEIEVIRNQPGHFWRHLTGDSQLRWIGPEKGAIHLATGAIVNAVWDLIAKEAGKPVWRLVAEMSAEEIADIVDYRYLTDVLTREDAIDILKRAEPGKAARIAMLGREGYPCYTTSAGWLGYGDEKLRRLAEEAVDAGFNHVKMKVGRDRADDIRRLTIAREVLSPDRYLMIDANQVWDVDEAIDWVKALSFAKPFFIEEPTSPDDVAGHRKIRAAIAPIKVATGEMCQNRILFKQFIAEGAIDIVQVDACRLGGLNEVLAVLLMAAKYRLPVWPHAGGVGLCEYVQHLSMIDYVAVSGTKDGRVIEYVDHLHEHFVDPCVISNAAYMPPQRPGFSIEMKPQSIETYTYRP, from the coding sequence ATGACCCGCATCGTCGATCTCCGCGTCTTTGACCTGCGCTTTCCGACGTCGCAAAGCCTCGACGGATCGGACGCGATGAATCCGGACCCGGACTATTCTGCCGCCTATGTCATTCTCGACACCGACCAGCCGGGGCTCTCCGGCCACGGCCTTACCTTCACCATCGGCCGCGGCAACGACATCTGCTGCATGGCGATCAAGGCGATGCGCCACCTTGTCGTAGGCCAGGAGATCGAGGTCATTCGCAACCAGCCGGGCCACTTCTGGCGGCATCTGACCGGCGACAGCCAGTTGCGCTGGATCGGGCCGGAAAAGGGGGCGATCCATCTCGCCACCGGGGCGATCGTCAATGCCGTGTGGGATCTGATCGCCAAGGAAGCGGGCAAGCCGGTCTGGCGTCTCGTGGCCGAGATGTCGGCAGAGGAGATCGCCGATATCGTCGATTACCGCTATCTGACCGATGTGCTGACGCGCGAGGACGCGATCGATATCCTCAAACGCGCCGAGCCCGGCAAGGCGGCGCGCATCGCGATGCTCGGGCGGGAGGGCTATCCCTGCTATACGACCTCCGCCGGCTGGCTCGGCTACGGTGACGAGAAACTCCGGCGGCTTGCTGAGGAGGCGGTCGACGCCGGCTTCAACCACGTCAAGATGAAGGTCGGGCGCGACCGTGCCGACGATATCCGCCGGCTGACGATCGCCCGCGAGGTTCTCAGTCCCGATCGTTACCTGATGATCGACGCCAACCAGGTCTGGGATGTCGACGAGGCGATCGACTGGGTGAAGGCGCTTTCCTTCGCCAAGCCCTTTTTCATCGAGGAGCCGACCAGTCCCGACGATGTCGCCGGCCACCGCAAGATCCGCGCGGCAATCGCGCCCATCAAGGTCGCGACCGGCGAGATGTGCCAGAACCGCATTCTCTTCAAGCAGTTCATCGCCGAAGGCGCGATCGACATCGTCCAGGTCGACGCCTGCCGCCTCGGGGGCCTGAACGAGGTTCTTGCCGTCCTGCTGATGGCGGCGAAATATCGGCTGCCGGTGTGGCCGCATGCCGGCGGCGTGGGCCTCTGCGAGTATGTGCAGCATCTGTCGATGATCGATTATGTCGCCGTATCCGGCACCAAGGACGGCCGCGTGATCGAGTATGTCGACCATCTGCATGAGCATTTCGTCGATCCCTGCGTCATCAGCAACGCCGCCTATATGCCGCCGCAGCGGCCCGGCTTCTCGATCGAGATGAAACCTCAGTCGATCGAGACCTACACTTATCGCCCATAG
- a CDS encoding ABC transporter permease: MSETSESRLSVKTRRPGILRRADPAVLTAFGCILLLLLLGSLYSSNFLSPDYLLQQLKVASFLGVVAAGMMIVILLGHIDLSVPWVMTMGAMMACAAAGFGPAGAFVAIPVGVLSGMAFGLLNGFGVAYLRIPSMIVTLASNVVAQGLMVVYTGGFSPQDSAPPAIRWLATGALVPGVPNAILVWFAVSAAMVFLLTRTAFGRAVYGIGNSERAAFLSGVGTRRVIMIAFVFSGGLSAFGGVLLAGYASKAAQAMGDAYLLPSIAAVVLGGTSILGGRGSYLGTVAGVILITLLQSILSVMQMPEAGRQIVYGVVIIVMLLLYGRAPPSR; encoded by the coding sequence ATGAGCGAGACCTCCGAGAGCCGCCTGTCCGTCAAGACGCGCCGGCCCGGCATTCTCCGCCGCGCCGATCCGGCCGTCCTTACCGCCTTCGGCTGCATCCTGCTCTTACTCCTTCTCGGCAGCCTCTATTCCAGCAATTTCCTGTCGCCCGACTATCTGCTGCAGCAGCTCAAGGTCGCCTCGTTCCTCGGCGTGGTGGCGGCCGGGATGATGATCGTCATCCTGCTCGGCCACATCGATCTGTCGGTGCCCTGGGTGATGACGATGGGCGCGATGATGGCCTGCGCCGCGGCCGGTTTCGGACCGGCAGGCGCCTTCGTCGCCATTCCGGTCGGCGTCCTCAGCGGCATGGCCTTCGGCCTCCTGAACGGCTTTGGCGTTGCCTATCTGCGCATTCCTTCGATGATCGTAACGCTCGCCTCCAATGTCGTGGCGCAGGGACTGATGGTCGTCTACACCGGCGGCTTCTCGCCGCAGGATTCGGCGCCGCCTGCCATACGCTGGCTGGCGACCGGCGCACTCGTGCCGGGCGTTCCGAACGCCATCCTCGTCTGGTTTGCCGTCAGCGCGGCGATGGTGTTTCTGCTCACCCGCACCGCCTTCGGTCGCGCCGTCTATGGTATCGGCAACAGCGAGCGTGCCGCCTTTCTCTCCGGCGTCGGCACGCGGCGGGTCATCATGATCGCCTTCGTGTTCTCGGGCGGGTTGAGCGCCTTCGGCGGCGTATTGCTTGCCGGCTATGCCTCGAAGGCGGCACAGGCGATGGGCGACGCCTATCTCCTGCCGTCGATCGCCGCGGTGGTGCTCGGCGGCACTTCCATCCTCGGCGGCCGCGGCTCCTATCTCGGCACGGTGGCGGGCGTCATCCTGATCACGCTGCTGCAATCCATCCTCTCGGTCATGCAGATGCCGGAGGCCGGCCGCCAGATCGTCTACGGCGTCGTCATCATCGTGATGCTGCTGCTCTACGGCCGGGCACCACCGAGCCGCTGA
- a CDS encoding ABC transporter permease: protein MSEWRYWLNEQRGTLTGLAIFLVMFSVYVANHPAGFTANVVHTAANKGVLLAFVAMAQALVVITAGIDLSVGMILVLTNCLASWIVVGGAVPTALGVAAVLATGTLCGAINGALVIYGRLQPIVATIATGAVYFGLGLLLRPFPGGSVNEDLADALTGRLFGVIPSSLVALAAVVLLIWLPFRRSVAGRAAFAAGSSEPAAFMSGVPIRRGKFAAYLLGGLLAGMGGLFLTFFTYTGEAAYASGSAYTLWSIAAVVLGGVSLYGGRGSAVGAIFGAFAARTTGDMLFAFDVDPLWQPLLQGIVLMIAVSIGSLALLRVRNRLDWFQ from the coding sequence ATGAGCGAATGGCGCTATTGGCTGAACGAGCAGCGCGGCACGCTGACAGGCCTTGCGATCTTCCTGGTGATGTTTTCCGTCTATGTCGCCAATCATCCGGCCGGGTTCACCGCCAATGTCGTCCACACGGCCGCCAACAAGGGCGTACTGCTCGCCTTCGTCGCCATGGCGCAGGCGCTGGTGGTGATCACCGCCGGGATCGATCTGTCGGTCGGCATGATCCTGGTGCTCACCAACTGCCTTGCTTCCTGGATCGTCGTGGGCGGAGCGGTACCAACCGCGCTTGGCGTAGCCGCCGTGCTGGCGACCGGAACGCTCTGCGGCGCGATCAACGGCGCGCTGGTGATCTACGGGCGCCTCCAGCCGATCGTCGCGACGATCGCTACCGGGGCCGTCTATTTCGGCCTTGGCCTGCTGCTCCGGCCCTTTCCGGGCGGTTCCGTCAACGAGGACCTCGCCGACGCGCTGACCGGGCGGCTGTTCGGGGTCATTCCGTCGAGCCTCGTCGCACTCGCCGCCGTCGTCTTATTGATCTGGCTCCCCTTCCGGCGATCGGTCGCGGGCCGCGCGGCTTTCGCAGCCGGCTCTTCCGAGCCGGCCGCCTTCATGTCCGGCGTGCCGATCCGCCGCGGCAAGTTCGCGGCCTATCTCTTGGGCGGGCTGCTCGCCGGAATGGGCGGCCTGTTCCTCACCTTCTTCACCTATACGGGCGAGGCGGCCTATGCGAGCGGCAGCGCCTATACGCTCTGGTCGATCGCCGCAGTCGTGCTCGGCGGCGTGTCGCTCTATGGCGGTCGCGGCAGCGCCGTCGGGGCGATCTTCGGCGCCTTCGCGGCCCGCACCACCGGCGACATGCTGTTCGCCTTCGACGTCGACCCGCTGTGGCAGCCGCTGCTTCAGGGCATCGTCCTGATGATCGCCGTCAGCATCGGCTCGCTGGCGCTCCTGCGGGTCCGAAACCGGCTGGACTGGTTCCAATGA
- a CDS encoding sugar ABC transporter ATP-binding protein yields the protein MAMGEIQATSPLFRMEGVSKRYGGVRALESAHLDVEAGRIHAILGENGAGKSTLIKIMAGVVAPDEGRMLLDGQDVSFRSPAAASAAGIACVFQELSLIPDLSVADNIAIANPPRRFGLIDRRAQRAIAEEALARAGAEDIHPRTAVKDLPLSRRQMVEIAKALASGPRILILDEATSALTAGDVAKVFAVLKGLRSEGLALLYISHRMHEIAELADTCTVFRNGRNVANFSAGSRTNSEVVEMMIGREYSNVFPPRQKRTIEEGKAPVLECRNLGWSDRLRDISFSVGEGEVVGLGGLEGQGQRLLLLALFGVLRGMSGSVLIDGAPAAISGPAAARKPPHSMALIPEDRKTEGLMLPMTVRENLSFAALDRVSRGGVIDRAKEEQLIDEMLRLLEIKTAGLDVPAGALSGGNQQKVVIAKWLMREPRIILLNDPTRGIDVGTKQELYRLLRQLAEAGAAIVFYSTDYDELIGCCDRVLVLYDGRVVRELEGDQISERALIASALNVEAGQEGTAA from the coding sequence ATGGCGATGGGAGAGATACAGGCGACGTCGCCGCTATTTCGGATGGAGGGCGTGTCGAAGCGCTATGGCGGGGTTCGCGCCCTGGAAAGTGCCCATCTCGACGTGGAGGCGGGCCGCATCCATGCGATCCTCGGCGAGAACGGTGCAGGCAAGTCGACACTGATCAAGATCATGGCCGGGGTGGTGGCGCCGGACGAGGGCCGCATGCTGCTCGACGGTCAGGACGTCAGCTTCCGCTCGCCGGCTGCGGCTTCTGCCGCCGGCATTGCCTGCGTCTTTCAGGAACTGTCGCTGATCCCGGATCTCAGCGTCGCCGACAACATCGCCATTGCCAACCCACCACGCCGCTTCGGCCTGATCGACCGGCGGGCCCAGCGCGCAATCGCCGAGGAGGCTCTCGCCCGGGCCGGTGCCGAGGACATACACCCGCGCACCGCGGTCAAGGATCTGCCCCTGTCGCGCCGGCAGATGGTCGAGATCGCCAAGGCGCTCGCCTCCGGGCCGCGCATCCTGATCCTCGACGAAGCGACCTCGGCGCTGACGGCCGGCGATGTCGCCAAGGTGTTCGCCGTGCTGAAGGGCCTGCGTTCCGAGGGTCTGGCGCTGCTCTACATCTCGCACCGCATGCATGAGATTGCCGAACTTGCCGACACCTGCACGGTGTTCCGCAACGGCCGCAACGTCGCTAACTTTTCCGCCGGCAGCCGGACCAACAGCGAGGTCGTCGAAATGATGATCGGGCGCGAATACAGCAACGTCTTCCCGCCGCGGCAGAAGCGCACGATCGAAGAGGGCAAGGCGCCGGTGCTCGAATGCCGCAATCTCGGCTGGAGCGACCGGCTGCGCGACATATCCTTTTCCGTCGGCGAGGGGGAGGTCGTCGGCCTCGGCGGGCTCGAAGGCCAGGGCCAGCGGCTCCTGCTTCTCGCCCTCTTCGGCGTGCTGCGCGGCATGAGCGGCTCGGTGCTCATCGACGGCGCGCCGGCGGCGATCAGCGGTCCGGCGGCGGCACGCAAGCCGCCGCATTCCATGGCGCTGATCCCCGAGGACCGTAAGACCGAGGGGCTGATGCTGCCGATGACGGTCCGGGAAAATCTCTCCTTTGCCGCCCTCGACCGCGTTTCCCGCGGCGGCGTCATAGATCGGGCGAAGGAGGAACAACTGATCGACGAGATGCTGCGGCTCCTGGAAATCAAGACCGCCGGCCTCGACGTGCCCGCCGGCGCGCTTTCCGGCGGCAACCAGCAGAAGGTCGTCATCGCCAAATGGCTGATGCGCGAGCCGCGGATCATCCTGCTCAACGATCCGACACGCGGCATCGACGTCGGGACCAAGCAGGAGCTCTATCGCTTGCTCCGGCAACTGGCGGAGGCGGGCGCGGCGATCGTCTTCTATTCGACCGACTACGACGAACTGATCGGCTGCTGCGACCGGGTCCTGGTCCTCTATGACGGCCGCGTCGTCCGAGAACTCGAAGGCGATCAGATCAGCGAACGGGCACTGATCGCCAGCGCGCTCAATGTCGAGGCTGGGCAGGAAGGAACGGCGGCATGA
- a CDS encoding sugar ABC transporter substrate-binding protein: MTRAFVSGILTAAALLSTTAYAEPEIVSGPAAEPDCFAPWTAETKFFKFPKKDGPYRVALANGFIANTWRIQMIQTAKAYAAQPDVAAKLKEFKVVSTGEDVPAQISAINNFIDSGYDAIIVNAQNPTAFGPVIKRAKEAGIVLVAFDNILDTEDAINVNVDQKGLGVLWANWLAKHLPEGGKILEVRGVAGTSVDTDRHNGIHETFAATGKKWDVVEVIGKWDDPTAQKATADAIAVHKKFDGITAQGGDTGVVQAMIDAGHPFVPFGGETENGFRKFCAKHAGEGLKCSSAGTGPAQVAVAIKTAIAALEGQVVPQSIKLPLAIVEDPNFKEGQDFYPDQSDNFFVGNAFPTCGINFTAQEIMGQTKENQ; encoded by the coding sequence ATGACCAGAGCATTCGTCAGCGGCATTCTCACGGCCGCTGCACTACTGTCCACCACCGCCTACGCAGAGCCTGAAATCGTCAGCGGTCCCGCCGCCGAGCCGGATTGCTTCGCGCCCTGGACGGCCGAAACCAAATTCTTCAAGTTCCCGAAAAAGGATGGCCCCTATCGGGTGGCGCTTGCGAATGGGTTCATCGCCAACACCTGGCGCATCCAGATGATCCAGACGGCCAAGGCTTATGCCGCACAGCCGGACGTTGCCGCCAAGCTCAAGGAGTTCAAGGTCGTTTCTACCGGGGAGGACGTTCCGGCGCAGATCTCGGCGATCAACAACTTCATCGACTCGGGCTATGACGCGATCATCGTCAATGCGCAGAACCCGACCGCTTTCGGTCCGGTCATCAAGCGCGCCAAGGAGGCCGGCATCGTGCTCGTCGCCTTCGACAACATCCTCGACACCGAGGATGCCATCAACGTCAACGTCGACCAGAAAGGCCTCGGCGTGCTCTGGGCGAACTGGCTGGCCAAGCATCTTCCGGAGGGTGGCAAGATCCTCGAGGTGCGTGGCGTCGCCGGCACCTCGGTCGACACCGACCGCCACAACGGCATCCATGAGACCTTCGCGGCGACCGGCAAGAAATGGGACGTCGTCGAGGTCATCGGCAAGTGGGACGACCCGACCGCGCAGAAGGCGACGGCGGACGCGATTGCCGTACACAAGAAGTTCGACGGCATCACAGCCCAGGGCGGCGATACCGGCGTCGTCCAGGCGATGATCGATGCCGGTCATCCCTTCGTGCCGTTCGGCGGCGAAACGGAGAACGGCTTCCGCAAGTTCTGCGCCAAGCATGCCGGCGAGGGGCTGAAGTGCTCGTCGGCCGGTACCGGGCCCGCTCAAGTGGCAGTCGCCATCAAGACGGCGATCGCAGCCCTCGAAGGGCAGGTGGTGCCGCAATCGATCAAGCTGCCGCTGGCGATCGTCGAGGATCCGAACTTCAAGGAAGGCCAGGACTTCTACCCCGACCAGTCGGACAACTTCTTCGTAGGCAACGCCTTCCCGACCTGCGGCATCAACTTCACGGCCCAGGAGATCATGGGGCAGACGAAGGAAAACCAGTAG
- the urtE gene encoding urea ABC transporter ATP-binding subunit UrtE, producing the protein MLSVENVSLHYGAAQALRNVSFKAEMGKITCVLGRNGVGKSSLLRAITGQHPVSSGAIAFNGVALDGLAPFRRAKQGVGYVPQGREIFPLLTVKENLETGYAPLKRADRSIPDDIFSLFPVLQTMLGRRGGDLSGGQQQQLAIARALVTRPKILVLDEPTEGIQPSIIKDIGRAVRYLRDSTGMAILLVEQYLDFCRELADQVYIMDRGAFVHAGPAETLDSPEARRHLTV; encoded by the coding sequence ATGTTGAGCGTCGAAAACGTCAGCCTGCACTACGGCGCCGCCCAGGCGCTCCGCAACGTCTCGTTCAAGGCCGAAATGGGCAAGATCACCTGCGTGCTCGGCCGCAACGGCGTCGGCAAGTCGAGCCTGCTCAGGGCCATCACCGGCCAGCATCCGGTGAGTTCCGGCGCAATCGCCTTCAATGGCGTGGCCCTCGACGGGCTGGCGCCCTTCCGGCGCGCGAAGCAGGGCGTCGGCTACGTGCCGCAGGGTCGCGAGATCTTTCCTCTTCTGACGGTCAAGGAGAATCTGGAGACCGGCTACGCGCCGCTGAAGCGCGCCGACCGCTCGATCCCCGACGATATCTTCAGCCTGTTTCCCGTGCTTCAGACCATGCTCGGCCGGCGCGGCGGCGACCTTTCCGGCGGCCAGCAGCAGCAGCTCGCCATCGCCCGCGCGCTCGTCACCCGTCCGAAAATCCTCGTGCTCGACGAGCCGACCGAGGGCATCCAGCCGTCGATCATCAAGGACATCGGCCGAGCCGTCAGGTATCTCAGGGATTCGACCGGCATGGCGATCCTGCTCGTCGAGCAATATCTCGACTTCTGCCGCGAGCTCGCCGATCAGGTCTACATCATGGATCGCGGCGCCTTTGTCCACGCGGGGCCGGCAGAGACGCTGGACAGCCCGGAAGCGCGCCGGCATCTGACGGTCTAG